A region from the Triticum aestivum cultivar Chinese Spring chromosome 3D, IWGSC CS RefSeq v2.1, whole genome shotgun sequence genome encodes:
- the LOC123075133 gene encoding probably inactive leucine-rich repeat receptor-like protein kinase At5g48380, translating to MADDNKFLLLFFLLSSSSLCFGSEHDIPCLKSVQQSVIDTDGVLESTWNFGSETDGFICQFTGVECRHPDENRVLSLRLDNLGLEGPFPQGPQYCSSMTGLDLSNNSFLGPVPTDISWKLQQLTSLDLSYNSFSGSIPQSMSNMIYLNLLNLQHNQLSGQIPP from the coding sequence ATGGCGGATGATAACAAgttcctccttttgtttttcctcTTGAGCAGCTCATCGTTGTGTTTTGGTTCTGAACATGATATCCCGTGCCTCAAGTCTGTACAACAATCGGTGATTGATACCGACGGTGTACTCGAATCCACATGGAACTTTGGAAGTGAAACCGACGGTTTCATATGCCAATTTACTGGTGTGGAGTGCCGGCACCCCGACGAGAATAGGGTTCTCTCTCTGCGACTTGACAACCTAGGACTTGAAGGCCCATTTCCTCAGGGTCCTCAATATTGTTCAAGCATGACGGGACTGGACCTATCGAATAATAGTTTTTTAGGACCAGTCCCTACCGACATTTCATGGAAGCTGCAGCAGCTGACATCTCTGGATCTTTCGTACAATAGCTTTTCGGGATCAATCCCACAGAGTATGTCAAATATGATATATCTGAATCTCCTCAACCTTCAGCATAACCAACTCAGCGGTCAAATTCCGCCATAG